GCCACTGATTACCACTATAGACCCAACTAAGCTTACAAGTTATGAAAAAGAATCTTTTAACACTGATATCAGTACTCGTCGCGGGATCTATTCATGGACAGACCCTTGTGGACAACCTTACCCTGAGTTCCTATAGTAACCAGACGACTATCCAGGCAATGAAGAGCATAACGCTTAGCAATGGCTTTTATATTCCAGTACAGCCAGCAGGTAAAACTGTTACGATCAGTATTGCTGGTTTTCAGAACATTCTCAGTAATCCTACAGCAACCCAGAATTATGTCCTGACACGGACGTTTCGGGATACGGTAAAGCTTGCGCAATTGGCCAACCAGCGTACCATTGGTCAGGAAAATCAGAGCATCCAGTACTTCGACGGGCTGGGCAGGCCTAGCCAAACGGTGCAGCTGATGGCCAGTCCAACGTATAAGGATATTGTCCAGCATATTGAATATGACGGGTTTAGTCGTGAGTCGACGAAGTATTTGCCCTATGGCGAGAAGTCAGGCAACGGTAGTTTCCGGGCTTCGGCAAAATCGACACAGTCGGATTTTTACAAAGATGGTGTAGGCTGGGATGCCGCGGTGGTAAAGACAGCGAGCCCCTATGCGGTCACGGTCTTTGAGAACAGTCCGCTGAACCGTGTGCAGCAGCAGGGTGCTCCGGGTGTACCCTGGCAGCCGGTTGCGAACCGCAACAACGTAACCGCCAGTACCGATTCCGGCCGTACGGTGGTAAGCGATTATGGGACGAACGGGACCAATGATGTGCGGCTGTGGACAGTCAACAGCACCGGAGCCACAGCAGGGTATTATACTGCTGGCAAACTCTATAAAACGGTGATCAAAGATGAGAACTGGGTATCGGCAAACGGAAAGGGCGGTACGGTGGAGGAATATAAAGATTTCGAGGGGCATGTCGTGCTTAAGCGGGTCTGGGAAACAGATACCAAGAAACTGGAAACGCAGTATGTGTATGATGACTTTGGAGACCTGCGGTATGTGATCCCGCCGGGCTTCCCGGCTGCGACCACCACACTGACCGAGGCCACCAGTGGTGATTTCCATGAGCTGGTGTATGCTTACAGGTACGACGAAAAGCGAAGGCTAGCTGAAAAGAAAATCCCGGGCAAGGGCTGGGAATGGCTAGCGTACAATGCCAATGATCAGGTTGTACTTTCGCAGGATGCCGTACAGCGCGGACTAGGGAAATGGAGTTATACAAAATACGATGCATTTGGCCGTGTTGTACAGACGGGGCTATATAGCAAGACCTTTGCGAGCCAGTCCGCGGCACAGACCGATGTGAACACGGTAAGCAAATATTGGGAAGACCGGGTCGGTACAGCAGCTTATACCAATCAGGCCTATCCCAAGACGGGGCAGTCACTGCAATCGGTGAATTATTACGATGATTACGGATTTACCGGAGGAAATACAGCCAATCTGCAGCCACTGAATATTACCAAGAGTACCAAGATTAAAGGACTTCTAACAGGTACGATGGTATGGAAGGATGACCGTTCAGACTCGATGTTGACTATCAGTTATTATGATGACTATGGACGTGTGATCCAAAGTGTTGGTCGTAACCATTTGAACGGAACAGACCGTGTGACCAATGAATACAATTTTCCAGGTCAGGTGGTCAGGAGCACGCATGTGCATACACCGTCCACGGGAGCGGTGGTGACTATTATCACGACCAATGAATATGACCATGTGGGCAGACTGGTACAGACCAAGAAGAAAGTCAACGGACAGGATGAAGTGATCCAGAGCAGGCTCGCCTACAACGAGATCGGTCAACTGAAGACCAAGTCGCTGCACAGTGAGAACGGCGGCAGCAACTTTATGACCAATATCGGCTATGCCTACAATGAGCGGGGCTGGCAGACAAAAGCAAGCTCGGCACAGTTCACCTCGCAGCTGAACTATAATGTGAATGGTACAACGGTGCTGGGTAACGCCCAGTATAATGGCAATATCGTGCAGCAGCTGTGGGGCTATGCTGCTACAACAAACAGCACATTTAACTATGCTTACGATGCGCTCAACAGGTTGAAGAGTGGAGTGAGTACAGGTACGGTGATGAGCGAGGTATTGACATACGACGATATGGGCAATATCAAAACACTGGTCCGTGACAATGGCACAGCGATTACGTACAACTATAACAATACCAATAAGAGCAACAGGCTGGAAAGTCTTTCAGGCGGGGTAACAGGCTCTTTCACTTATGACCTGAACGGAAATGCGACCAAGGACCGTACAGGAATGACCCTGAGCTACAATTACCTGAACCTGCCCAAAACAGTGACGGGCACAGGTAAG
The Sphingobacterium multivorum genome window above contains:
- a CDS encoding DUF6443 domain-containing protein gives rise to the protein MKKNLLTLISVLVAGSIHGQTLVDNLTLSSYSNQTTIQAMKSITLSNGFYIPVQPAGKTVTISIAGFQNILSNPTATQNYVLTRTFRDTVKLAQLANQRTIGQENQSIQYFDGLGRPSQTVQLMASPTYKDIVQHIEYDGFSRESTKYLPYGEKSGNGSFRASAKSTQSDFYKDGVGWDAAVVKTASPYAVTVFENSPLNRVQQQGAPGVPWQPVANRNNVTASTDSGRTVVSDYGTNGTNDVRLWTVNSTGATAGYYTAGKLYKTVIKDENWVSANGKGGTVEEYKDFEGHVVLKRVWETDTKKLETQYVYDDFGDLRYVIPPGFPAATTTLTEATSGDFHELVYAYRYDEKRRLAEKKIPGKGWEWLAYNANDQVVLSQDAVQRGLGKWSYTKYDAFGRVVQTGLYSKTFASQSAAQTDVNTVSKYWEDRVGTAAYTNQAYPKTGQSLQSVNYYDDYGFTGGNTANLQPLNITKSTKIKGLLTGTMVWKDDRSDSMLTISYYDDYGRVIQSVGRNHLNGTDRVTNEYNFPGQVVRSTHVHTPSTGAVVTIITTNEYDHVGRLVQTKKKVNGQDEVIQSRLAYNEIGQLKTKSLHSENGGSNFMTNIGYAYNERGWQTKASSAQFTSQLNYNVNGTTVLGNAQYNGNIVQQLWGYAATTNSTFNYAYDALNRLKSGVSTGTVMSEVLTYDDMGNIKTLVRDNGTAITYNYNNTNKSNRLESLSGGVTGSFTYDLNGNATKDRTGMTLSYNYLNLPKTVTGTGKNIAYTYDASGAKLNRKSTVGGITTEQDYIGGIEYSKASGANPLIERIATEDGFLLNSSGNYSYYYNLTDHLGNVRVVLKKDGPATAPVATVMQKQDYYPFGKTKSIATSINNKYLYNGKEMQTDLNGGTHTLGGSYVLEGQLDYGARFYDAEIGRWNVVDPKAEQGRRLSPYNYAFNNPIRFIDPDGMWPDDPPPFDINDPFGNGMSFVENLYWGARDAITSAAVTATTYVQSLVTDQPVQEIQYTYSENGRSGALANVSGNKHVATALSLVNAAASLPVGGGNGALLAKTPGTASSVVKSATEILKDNKAAGKVGENFLNDIFGGTPQKYFPTTEGGRFVDNFVKTTAQESKVGRTPASSRIKTQVAKDAALLKDANSGVKNVEWHFFQGKTGTGPTNNLEKLLKDSGIKIFKY